A stretch of the Pseudoruegeria sp. SHC-113 genome encodes the following:
- the ccoS gene encoding cbb3-type cytochrome oxidase assembly protein CcoS, which yields MEMLTYLIPISLFLGGLGLAAFFWAMKTHQFDDPEGDKHRILSDDWDDRPKP from the coding sequence ATGGAAATGCTCACCTACCTGATTCCGATCTCGCTCTTTCTGGGCGGGCTCGGCCTTGCCGCCTTCTTCTGGGCGATGAAGACCCATCAGTTCGACGATCCGGAAGGCGACAAGCACCGGATCCTGAGCGACGATTGGGACGACAGGCCCAAACCGTGA